The following proteins come from a genomic window of Anguilla rostrata isolate EN2019 chromosome 17, ASM1855537v3, whole genome shotgun sequence:
- the LOC135243835 gene encoding LOW QUALITY PROTEIN: serine/threonine-protein kinase TAO2-like (The sequence of the model RefSeq protein was modified relative to this genomic sequence to represent the inferred CDS: inserted 1 base in 1 codon), translating to MPSTARAGSLKDPEVAELFYRDDPEKLFADLREIGHGSFGAVYFARDVRSNEVVAIKKMSYSGKQSNEKWQDIIKEVKFLQKLRHPNTVEYRGCYLREHTAWLVMEYCLGSASDLLEVHKKPLQEVEIAAITHGALQGLAYLHSHNMIHRDVKAGNILLTEPGQVKLGDFGSASIVAPANSFVGTPYWMAPEVILAMDEGQYDGKVDVWSLGITCIELAERKPPLFNMNAMSALYHIAQNESPILQSSHWSDYFRNFVDSCLQKIPQDRPTSDVLLKHRFLCRERPLSVVLDLIARTKDAVRELDNLQYRKMKKILFQETHNGPAPEGGEEEEEAEQYMLRTGTVNSMESSHSVPSMSISASSQSSSVNSLADGSDDSGEMAMMQEGEHTVTSNSSIIHRPPGHDNIYDDPYQPEIDAQQQASSAARRRAYYRNRDHFATIRTASLVTRSTSDTAGVCLGSDVGYKRMRRQHQKQLWGAVGDKLKGGWGSTLSGHEXEAQRTSFTGEGDKLGKKHQAILEKETKAALAEEKKFQQHILGQQKKELSSLLESQKRQYRQRKEQLKEELNENQSTPKREKQEWLVRQKECLQQLQAEEEAGLLRRQRQYYELQCRQYKRKMLLARHNLEQDLLREDLNKKQTQKDLECAMLLRHHESTQELEFRQLASVQRTRADLIRTQHQTELTNQLEYNKRREQELRQKHAVEVRQQPKSLKSKELQIKRQFQDTCKIQTRQYKALRNHLLETTPKADHKAVLKRLKEEQTRKLATLAEQYDHSINDMLSTQALRLDETQEAEYQVLRMQLQQELELLNAYQSKIKIHTDSQHEREAKDLEQRVSIRRALLEQRIEEEMLSLQNERSERIRTLLERQAREIEAFDSESMRLGFSNMALTGIPAEAFNQGYPNPPAAVVGGWPSRPVPRSGSHWTHGVHPHNSGAPPSWRSQNSCAGGGGGGGGGGAFGRAESISSAHGLGRESGMHSHSSSSSSASSSASSAAAAHHHHHHHHYLPQHHHHQSTPQLYREPHRERDRDWGGAHPGHAHHLSAHSSSQSLALLPPPPPPPPITLSSSPPSSSSSSSSQGGYGGGPGLVVRGPSLMALRNSPQPLRRTASGGGPGGAGGGDGGLSRSTSVTSHISNGSHLSYS from the exons ATGCCATCGACCGCGCGGGCGGGGAGCCTGAAGGACCCTGAGGTGGCGGAGCTCTTCTACCGGGACGACCCCGAGAAGCTGTTCGCCGACCTGCGCGAGATCGGCCATGGCAGCTTCGGAGCCGTCTACTTC gcccgAGATGTCCGCTCCAACGAGGTGGTGGCCATTAAGAAGATGTCCTACAGCGGCAAGCAGTCGAACGAA AAGTGGCAGGACATCATCAAAGAGGTGAAGTTCCTGCAGAAGCTGCGTCACCCCAACACCGTGGAGTACCGAGGATGCTACCTGAGGGAGCACACCGCCTGG tTGGTGATGGAGTATTGCTTGGGTTCTGCATCAGACCTCTTAGAAG TTCACAAGAAGCCGCTGCAGGAAGTGGAGATAGCCGCCATCACCCACGGCGCGCTGCAGGGGCTGGCGTACCTCCACTCGCACAACATGATCCACAG GGACGTCAAGGCGGGGAACATCCTGCTGACCGAGCCCGGACAGGTGAAGCTGGGGGACTTTGGCTCCGCCTCCATCGTCGCCCCCGCCAACTCCTTCGTGGGCACGCCCTACTG GATGGCCCCGGAAGTGATTCTTGCCATGGACGAGGGCCAGTATGATGGCAAGGTGGACGTCTGGTCCCTCGGTATTACCTGCATAGAGCTGG CGGAGAGGAAGCCTCCTCTGTTCAACATGAATGCTATGAGTGCCTTATACCACATCGCCCAGAATGAGAGCCCCATCCTGCAGTCCAGCCACTG GTCGGATTACTTCAGGAACTTCGTGGACTCCTGCCTGCAGAAGATCCCGCAGGACCGGCCCACGTCCGACGTGCTGCTCAAG cACCGCTTCTTGTGCAGAgagcgccccctgtctgtggTGCTGGACCTGATCGCGCGCACCAAGGACGCGGTCAGGGAGCTGGACAACCTGCAGTACCGCAAGATGAAGAAGATCCTGTTCCAGGAGACGCACaacggccccgcccccgagggcggggaggaggaggag gAGGCGGAGCAGTACATGCTGCGGACGGGCACGGTGAACAGCATGGAGAGCTCCCACTCGGTCCCCTCCATGTCCATCAGCGCCAGCTCCCAGAGCAGCTCCGTCAACAGCCTGGCCGACGGCTCCGACGACAGCGGCGAGATGGCCATGATGCAGGAGGGCGAGCACACCGTCACCTCCAACAGCTCCATCATCCACAGACCCCCG GGCCATGATAACATCTACGATGACCCGTACCAGCCGGAGATCGACGCTCAGCAGCAGGCCTCGTCCGCCGCCCGCCGCAGGGCCTACTACCGCAACCGCGACCACTTCGCCACCATCCGCACCGCCTCCCTG GTGACGCGGAGTACCAGCGACACGGCGGGCGTCTGCCTCGGGAGCGATGTCGGGTACAAGCGCATGCGCCGGCAGCACCAGAAGCAGCTGTGGGGCGCTGTGGGAGACAAGCTGAAGGGCGGATGGGGTAGCACCCTGTCTGGACATG TGGAGGCCCAGAGGACCAGCTTCACCGGCGAGGGAGACAAACTGGGCAAGAAACACCAGGCCATCCTGGAGAAGGAG ACGAAGGCGGCGCTGGCCGAGGAGAAGAAGTTCCAGCAGCACATCCTGGGCCAACAGAAGAAGGAGCTCTCCAGCCTGCTGGAGTCACAGAAGCGCCAGTACCGCCAGCGCAAAGAGCAGCTCAAGGAG GAGCTGAATGAGAACCAGTCCACGCCGAAGCGGGAGAAGCAGGAGTGGCTGGTGCGGCAGAAGGAgtgtctgcagcagctgcaggcggaggaggaggcggggctcctGCGCAGGCAGAGGCAGTACTACGAGCTGCAGTGCCGGCAGTACAAGAGGAAGATGCTGCTGGCGCGGCACAACCTGGAGCAGGACCTGCTGAGAGAG gaCCTGAATAAGAAGCAGACGCAGAAGGACCTGGAGTGCGCCATGCTGCTGCGGCACCACGAGTCCACCCAGGAGCTGGAGTTCCGGCAGCTGGCCTCGGTGCAGCGCACGCGGGCCGACCTGATCCGCACGCAGCACCAGACCGAGCTCACCAACCAGCTGGAGTACAACAAGCGCCGCGAGCAGGAGCTGCGGCAGAAGCACGCCGTGGAGGTGCGGCAGCAGCCCAAGAGCCTgaag TCCAAAGAGCTGCAGATCAAGCGGCAGTTCCAGGACACGTGCAAGATCCAGACGCGGCAGTACAAGGCCCTGCGGAACCACCTGCTGGAGACCACGCCCAAGGCGGACCACAAGGCCGTGCTCAAGCGGCTGAAGGAGGAGCAGACGCGCAAGCTGGCCACGCTGGCCGAGCAGTACGACCACTCCATCAACGACATGCTGTCCACACAGGCT ctgCGATTGGACGAGACGCAGGAGGCGGAGTACCAGGTGCTGCgcatgcagctgcagcaggagctggagctgctgaaCGCCTACCAGAGCAAGATCAAGATCCACACCGACTCGCAGCACGAGCGCGAGGCCAAGGACCTGGAGCAGAGGGTGTCCATCCGCCGGGCCCTGCTGGAGCAGAGG atCGAGGAGGAGATGCTCTCCCTGCAGAACGAGCGCTCGGAGCGGATCCGCACGCTGCTGGAGCGCCAGGCGCGGGAGATCGAGGCCTTCGACTCGGAGAGCATGCGGCTGGGCTTCAGCAACATGGCGCTGACGGGCATCCCCGCGGAGGCCTTCAACCAGGGCTACCCCAACCCGCCGGCCGCCGTCGTCGGGGGCTGGCCCTCGCGCCCCGTGCCCCGCTCGGGCAGCCACTGGACCCACGGCGTGCACCCGCACAACTCGGGGGCGCCGCCCTCCTGGCGGAGCCAGAACAGCTgcgccggcggcggcgggggcgggggcgggggcggggccttcgGCCGGGCCGAGTCCATCAGCTCCGCCCACGGCCTGGGCCGCGAGAGCGGCATGCACTcccactcttcctcctcctcctccgcctcctcctctgcgtcgtccgccgccgccgcccaccaccaccaccaccaccaccactacctgccccagcaccaccaccaccagagCACGCCGCAGCTGTACCGCGAGCCGCACCGCGAGCGGGACCGCGACTGGGGCGGGGCCCACCCGGGCCACGCCCACCACCTCTCCGCCCACAGCTCCTCCCAGTCGCTGGCGctgctgcccccgcccccgcctccgccccccatcaccctgtcctcgtccccgccctcctcctcctcctcgtcctcctcccaGGGGGGCTACGGCGGGGGGCCCGGGCTGGTGGTGAGGGGCCCCAGCCTGATGGCGCTCAggaacagcccccagcccctccgGAGGACCGCGTCCGGGGgcgggccgggcggggcggggggcggcgaCGGCGGCCTCAGCAGGAGCACCTCCGTCACCTCCCACATTTCCAATGGCTCTCACCTCTCCTACTCGTAa
- the LOC135243758 gene encoding kelch-like protein 10: MEYGVDDESHVDYAILNKLRLDGRFCDVVIRVEGFTMKAHKIVLCACSSYFRALFTGNFNNSQKRVYSIPGVLPEMMKIIVEYAYTHSVVVTKDNVERLLPAADQLCVLGVVQACADFLEAQLCTHNCIGIWRFTNIYFCPELRRTAYRFILQNFEEVGQTSPEFLELTLPELCDIVEKDDLTVKQEDRVFDAVLRWTAHLPTKRKSHLPRLLPKVRMALMNADYFMNNMKTNALVKDNEECKPIIINTLRAMCSLRKTNFVGTSCYSNLCRPRLPYAVLLAIGGWSGNRPTSVVESYDTQANCWVTVAQTESPRAYHGTVYLDGFVYCVGGYDAVEFFSAVCKFDPVARGWHKVAPMHSRRCYVSVTVLRGCIYAMGGFDGYTRLSSAERYEPATNQWSLIPPMNEQRSDASAATLDGKVYICGGFNGENCLCTAEYYSPHTNQWTLITPMKSRHSGLGVVAYKEEIYVVGGFDGVSRLRSVEAYDPLADSWRQMPDMIIARSNFGIEVMDDRLFVVGGFNGFSTTFYAEYFDQNTNEWGSIQDMGVFRSALSCCTVADLANVAEYAAPRSPGSPTAELSTIKELTL, from the exons ATGGAGTACGGAGTGGATGATGAATCCCACGTGGACTACGCTATACTCAACAAACTTCGACTGGATGGCAGGTTCTGTGATGTGGTCATCCGCGTGGAGGGCTTTACTATGAAAGCCCACAAGATTGTCCTGTGCGCTTGTAGTTCCTACTTCCG TGCCCTGTTCACAGGCAACTTCAACAACTCGCAAAAGAGGGTGTACAGCATCCCCGGGGTGCTGCCGGAGATGATGAAGATCATCGTGGAGTACGCCTACACGCACTCCGTGGTGGTTACCAAGGACAACGTGGAGCGCCTGCTGCCGGCGGCGGACCAGCTGTGCGTCCTGGGCGTCGTGCAGGCCTGCGCGGACTTCCTGGAGGCCCAGCTGTGCACGCACAACTGCATCGGCATCTGGAGGTTCACCAACATATACTTCTGCCCCGAGCTTCGGCGCACGGCGTACCGCTTCATCCTGCAGAACTTCGAGGAGGTCGGGCAGACCTCCCCGGAGTTCCTGGAGCTCACGCTGCCCGAGCTCTGCGACATCGTCGAGAAGGACGACCTCACCGTCAAGCAGGAGGACAGAGTGTTCGACGCCGTCCTGCGCTGGACGGCGCACCTGCCCACCAAGCGCAAATCCCACCTCCCTCGGTTGCTCCCGAAG GTCCGGATGGCCCTGATGAACGCAGACTACTTCATGAACAACATGAAGACCAACGCGTTGGTGAAGGACAATGAGGAGTGCAAGCCCATCATCATAAACACCCTGAGGGCAATGTGCAGCCTTCGAAAGACAAACTTTGTGGGCACCAGCTGCTATAGCAACCTGTGCCGCCCGCGCCTGCCCTACGCGGTCCTGCTGGCCATCGGGGGCTGGAGCGGGAACAGGCCCACCAGCGTGGTGGAGTCCTACGACACGCAGGCCAACTGCTGGGTGACGGTGGCGCAGACGGAGAGCCCCCGGGCCTACCACGGCACCGTCTACCTGGACGGCTTCGTCTACTGCGTGGGCGGCTACGACGCCGTGGAGTTCTTCAGCGCCGTGTGCAAGTTCGACCCCGTGGCACGCGGCTGGCACAAGGTGGCGCCCATGCACTCGCGCCGCTGCTACGTGAGCGTGACCGTCCTGCGCGGCTGCATCTACGCCATGGGCGGCTTCGACGGCTACACCCGCCTCAGCTCCGCCGAGCGCTACGAACCCGCCACCAACCAGTGGAGCCTGATCCCGCCCATGAACGAGCAGAGGAGCGACGCCAGCGCCGCCACGCTGGACGGGAAG GTGTACATCTGTGGGGGCTTCAACGGGGAGAACTGCCTGTGCACGGCGGAGTACTACAGCCCCCACACCAACCAGTGGACCCTGATCACCCCGATGAAGAGTCGGCACAGCGGGCTGGGCGTGGTGGCGTACAAAGAGGAGATTTACGTG GTGGGCGGTTTCGACGGGGTCAGCCGGCTCCGGAGCGTGGAGGCCTACGACCCGCTGGCCGACAGCTGGCGCCAGATGCCTGACATGATCATCGCCCGCAGCAACTTCGGCATCGAGGTGATGGACGACCGGCTCTTCGTGGTGGGCGGCTTCAATGGCTTCAGCACCACCTTCTACGCCGAGTACTTCGACCAGAATACCAACGAGTGGGGCAGCATCCAGGACATGGGGGTCTTCCGGAGCGCGCTCAGCTGCTGCACCGTCGCCGACCTGGCCAACGTCGCCGAGTACGCCGCCCCCCGCAGCCCGGGGAGCCCCACCGCCGAGCTCTCCACCATCAAAGAGCTCACTCTGTGA